From the Thermococcus sp. 18S1 genome, one window contains:
- the trmBL1 gene encoding HTH-type sugar sensing transcriptional regulator TrmBL1, whose product MNEEEIVEKLQKLGLTKYESLAYITLLKLGPSKATDITKESGIPHTRVYDVLSSLHRKGFVDVMQGSPRLYKPVNPEVVLEKIKEDFIEDVENLKVAFLELYREVHGEDLPEIWTIQGFENTVERAEYVIRTAKHEVLINTPFEFLKLLKSEIRARKDIVFVIISNFDEIPDWLKGNNIILARSGGAPWLMASWIIGDIDYALFFGALPKDKRREKFYSFWAKSPKIIQNYMHWFYTIYLDNSEIIKPLNYAAAPKPLSLVNIRTLITVLKYVELPRKIEVIGRLVDTKEPVTLDGEITEYEYTPLTANITVNAGGKEWKIGGIGSYFEDVEGEKFILLD is encoded by the coding sequence ATGAACGAAGAGGAAATAGTTGAAAAGCTTCAGAAGCTCGGTCTCACGAAGTACGAGAGCCTCGCGTACATAACGCTCCTCAAACTCGGCCCGAGCAAGGCTACGGACATAACGAAGGAGAGCGGTATTCCCCACACGAGGGTTTACGACGTCCTCAGTTCCCTCCACAGGAAGGGTTTTGTTGACGTCATGCAGGGCTCCCCTCGCCTGTACAAGCCAGTCAACCCCGAGGTTGTTCTGGAGAAAATAAAGGAGGACTTCATAGAGGACGTTGAGAACCTCAAGGTTGCGTTTCTCGAGCTCTACCGCGAGGTTCACGGCGAGGATCTGCCCGAGATATGGACCATCCAGGGCTTTGAGAACACCGTTGAGCGCGCGGAGTACGTGATAAGGACCGCCAAGCACGAGGTCCTGATAAACACCCCCTTTGAGTTTCTCAAGCTGCTCAAAAGCGAGATACGCGCGAGGAAGGACATAGTCTTCGTCATAATCAGCAACTTCGATGAGATACCCGACTGGCTCAAAGGAAACAACATAATCCTCGCGAGGAGCGGGGGCGCCCCCTGGCTCATGGCCAGCTGGATAATCGGCGACATCGACTACGCCCTGTTCTTCGGTGCCCTCCCGAAGGACAAGCGCCGCGAGAAGTTCTACTCCTTCTGGGCCAAGAGCCCCAAGATAATCCAGAACTACATGCACTGGTTCTACACCATCTATCTCGACAACAGCGAGATAATCAAACCCCTCAACTACGCCGCGGCACCGAAGCCCCTCTCCCTCGTCAACATCAGGACGCTCATAACCGTCCTCAAGTACGTCGAGCTGCCGAGGAAGATCGAGGTCATCGGAAGGCTCGTTGACACGAAGGAGCCGGTGACCCTGGACGGGGAGATAACCGAATACGAGTACACCCCGCTCACCGCCAACATAACCGTGAATGCCGGCGGAAAGGAGTGGAAGATCGGCGGCATCGGCAGCTACTTCGAGGACGTCGAGGGCGAGAAGTTCATCCTCCTCGATTGA
- a CDS encoding glycogen synthase, protein MRILILGFEYLPVKVGGLAEAITSIAEGLAKLENEVVVFTPDHGKNLGEVSSSFNVSAFGEQVHITVRKREQNGVTVYSLGGGLLSEKDVYGPGWEGLLRKAVLFGKASVGLMNGLIETFKPDVIHAHDWHTVFALGLLKKYFGIRSVFTVHRLNKAKISAQYFGEANLAELAPYPEIDPEHTACYIADMVTTVSWSYLWEEWDFFKHFEGKVTHVFNGIDCSFWNEELMETKDLPREERRRRVLERFGLSDGKAFMFIGRFDRAQKGVDTLLRAIEVLSSDPAFKGMRFIIIGKGDPGLEAWAKAVQNRFPENVRVVTELLSRETVRELYGSVDFVIIPSYFEPFGLVQLEAMCLGAIPIGSSVGGIKDTVIDLNPDPENATGLLVPSRDAFALARAMVFAKELDEGTLRKLRENGKKRARKDFTWENACRRYMRVYEGAVDRAVPFLH, encoded by the coding sequence ATGAGAATTCTTATCCTTGGGTTTGAGTACCTGCCCGTCAAGGTGGGCGGCCTTGCCGAGGCGATAACCAGCATAGCGGAGGGACTTGCCAAACTGGAGAACGAGGTCGTCGTTTTCACCCCCGACCATGGAAAGAACCTCGGCGAGGTCTCAAGCTCATTTAATGTCTCGGCGTTCGGAGAACAGGTCCATATAACCGTCAGGAAGAGGGAGCAGAACGGTGTTACTGTTTACTCCCTCGGAGGGGGACTTCTCAGTGAGAAGGATGTTTACGGCCCGGGCTGGGAGGGTCTGCTCAGGAAGGCGGTTCTCTTTGGGAAGGCGAGCGTCGGGCTGATGAACGGGCTTATTGAGACCTTCAAGCCGGACGTAATCCACGCCCACGACTGGCACACCGTCTTCGCCCTCGGCCTCCTTAAGAAGTACTTCGGTATAAGGAGCGTCTTCACGGTTCACAGGCTCAACAAGGCGAAAATTTCGGCCCAATACTTCGGCGAAGCCAACCTTGCTGAACTCGCACCCTACCCCGAGATAGACCCCGAGCACACCGCCTGCTACATCGCAGACATGGTCACGACAGTGAGCTGGAGCTATCTGTGGGAGGAGTGGGATTTCTTCAAGCACTTCGAGGGTAAGGTTACTCACGTCTTCAACGGCATAGACTGCTCCTTCTGGAACGAGGAGCTCATGGAGACAAAAGACCTCCCCAGGGAGGAGAGAAGGAGGCGCGTCTTAGAGCGCTTCGGTCTGAGCGATGGGAAGGCATTCATGTTCATAGGGCGCTTTGACAGGGCCCAGAAGGGGGTCGACACCCTTCTAAGGGCTATAGAGGTTCTATCCAGTGACCCCGCCTTTAAGGGCATGCGCTTCATAATCATCGGCAAAGGCGACCCCGGACTTGAGGCCTGGGCCAAGGCGGTGCAAAACCGCTTCCCCGAGAACGTCAGGGTAGTTACCGAGCTCCTCAGCAGGGAGACCGTCAGAGAGCTCTACGGCTCAGTGGACTTTGTGATAATCCCGTCGTACTTCGAGCCCTTTGGACTGGTGCAGCTTGAGGCCATGTGTCTCGGCGCAATACCCATAGGCAGCTCCGTCGGGGGAATAAAGGACACGGTAATAGACCTCAACCCCGACCCGGAGAACGCCACGGGACTGCTCGTCCCCTCGAGGGACGCCTTTGCCCTCGCCAGGGCGATGGTGTTTGCCAAGGAGCTGGACGAAGGCACGTTGAGGAAGCTCAGGGAGAACGGTAAGAAGAGGGCGAGGAAGGACTTCACGTGGGAGAACGCCTGCAGGAGATACATGAGGGTTTACGAGGGAGCCGTTGACAGGGCCGTTCCGTTCCTCCACTAG